One genomic segment of Micromonospora sp. WMMC415 includes these proteins:
- a CDS encoding DUF805 domain-containing protein yields MSPIDAIKSVLSQYAGFRGRARRSEYWWFFLFTLIVGIVAGILDGALGTNIGSGASATGVIGLIVGLALLLPGLAVAVRRLHDTDRSGWWLLIGLVPLVGGIVLLVFFVMDGTRGSNRYGADPKDAPQAASPSMA; encoded by the coding sequence ATGTCCCCCATTGATGCCATCAAATCGGTCCTCTCCCAGTACGCCGGTTTCCGCGGTCGAGCCCGCCGGTCCGAGTACTGGTGGTTCTTCCTCTTCACCCTGATCGTCGGCATCGTCGCCGGAATTCTGGATGGCGCGCTGGGAACCAACATCGGATCGGGCGCGAGCGCTACCGGCGTCATCGGGCTCATTGTCGGCCTGGCCCTGCTGCTGCCGGGCCTGGCCGTTGCCGTGCGGCGACTGCACGACACCGACCGCTCGGGCTGGTGGCTGTTGATCGGACTCGTGCCTCTCGTGGGCGGCATCGTCCTGCTCGTCTTCTTCGTGATGGACGGAACTCGGGGAAGTAACCGGTACGGTGCCGACCCGAAGGACGCTCCGCAGGCCGCTTCCCCCAGCATGGCCTGA
- a CDS encoding GbsR/MarR family transcriptional regulator yields MTELSDQRRYAEEAAVVLSGMGLSPAYGKLLGWLLICDPPQQTSGQLGEALGLSKGSVSTGMRMLESSGFVRRVAAPGQRGHAYEIVPDAIIRTVAEPTKFRMFRELMDRGLALIGDPDAPEAARLRITRDFYAYIEHEMPRLVERFKAEHLRKGDHDG; encoded by the coding sequence ATGACGGAGCTGTCCGACCAGCGCCGGTACGCCGAGGAGGCGGCCGTCGTCCTGAGCGGCATGGGACTCTCGCCGGCGTACGGCAAGTTGCTCGGCTGGCTGCTGATCTGCGATCCACCCCAGCAGACCAGCGGACAGCTGGGCGAGGCCCTCGGGCTCTCCAAGGGGTCCGTCAGCACCGGCATGCGGATGCTGGAGAGCAGCGGCTTCGTCCGGCGGGTGGCGGCCCCCGGCCAGCGCGGCCACGCGTACGAGATCGTCCCGGACGCGATCATCCGAACGGTCGCCGAGCCGACCAAGTTCCGGATGTTCCGCGAGCTGATGGACCGCGGCCTGGCCCTGATCGGGGATCCGGACGCGCCGGAAGCCGCCCGGCTGCGCATCACCCGCGACTTCTACGCCTACATCGAGCACGAGATGCCACGGCTCGTCGAACGCTTCAAAGCCGAACACCTCCGGAAGGGAGACCACGATGGCTGA
- a CDS encoding DinB family protein yields MPALPVTFSEDAINSSVKVQFEAFIDEHRDALNRCLDGLTEEEARRSLVPSRTTLLGLVKHATVVEKVWFDEAITCRSRAEIGIPATPDESFILDDDDTIASIRQAHREACEASRRATSTLGLDDVLQGNRRGPLPLRWVYLHVLRELAQHCGHADILREQLRAG; encoded by the coding sequence ATGCCCGCACTTCCGGTGACGTTCAGCGAAGACGCCATCAACAGCTCGGTCAAGGTCCAGTTCGAAGCCTTCATCGACGAGCATCGCGACGCCCTCAACCGCTGCCTGGACGGGCTGACCGAGGAGGAGGCACGCCGGTCGCTGGTGCCCTCCAGGACGACGCTGCTGGGTCTGGTGAAGCACGCGACCGTCGTCGAGAAGGTCTGGTTCGACGAGGCCATCACCTGCCGGTCGCGCGCCGAGATCGGCATCCCCGCGACGCCCGACGAGTCGTTCATCCTCGATGACGACGACACCATCGCCAGCATCCGGCAGGCACATCGTGAGGCCTGCGAGGCGTCCCGCCGGGCGACGTCGACCCTCGGGCTGGACGACGTGCTCCAGGGCAACCGCCGCGGCCCGCTCCCGCTGCGCTGGGTGTACCTCCACGTGCTCCGCGAACTCGCCCAGCACTGCGGGCACGCGGACATCCTCCGCGAGCAACTCCGAGCCGGCTAG
- a CDS encoding DUF3052 domain-containing protein — MSATAGQAADGVRSLADRFGIEPGMVVMEMGYDDDVDQDLRDALTDRCGDLVDEDTDEVVDAVLVWYRDGDGDLFELLVDALGPLADNGVVWLLTPKAGREGHVEPSEIAESAPTAGLQQTSTINAGRDWSGARLVLRRGSKAKK; from the coding sequence GTGAGCGCGACCGCTGGTCAGGCCGCCGACGGGGTACGCAGCCTGGCGGACCGGTTCGGGATCGAGCCGGGGATGGTCGTCATGGAGATGGGGTACGACGACGACGTCGACCAGGATCTCCGGGACGCCCTGACCGACCGCTGTGGGGACCTCGTCGACGAGGACACCGACGAGGTGGTCGACGCGGTGCTGGTGTGGTACCGGGACGGCGACGGTGACCTCTTCGAGCTGCTCGTCGACGCCCTCGGCCCGCTGGCGGACAACGGCGTCGTGTGGCTGCTCACGCCCAAGGCCGGGCGCGAGGGGCACGTCGAGCCGAGCGAGATCGCCGAGTCCGCGCCCACCGCCGGCCTCCAGCAGACCTCCACGATCAACGCCGGCCGGGACTGGAGCGGTGCCCGGCTGGTGCTCCGGCGCGGGTCGAAGGCCAAGAAGTAA
- a CDS encoding MIP/aquaporin family protein, translating into MTIALRRRLLAEFTGTALLVTAVVGSGIMAATLSPGDVGLQLLENSIATAFALAALILVFGPVSGAHFNPVVSAADWFLGRRAGTGLTGQDLAGYVVAQITGAIAGSVLANLMFDLSAVAWSSKDRSAGHLWLGEVVATTGLILLVFALARSGRAPVAPAAVGAYIGAAYWFTSSTSFANPAVTIGRAFTDTFAGIAPASVPGFVLAQVVGLAVGVGLLAVLYPDAGRAADQVVVPIDEDAAVGHRR; encoded by the coding sequence ATGACCATCGCACTCCGGCGGCGCCTGCTGGCCGAGTTCACCGGCACCGCGCTGCTGGTCACCGCCGTGGTCGGCTCCGGCATCATGGCCGCCACCCTCTCTCCCGGCGACGTCGGCCTCCAACTGCTGGAGAACTCGATCGCCACCGCCTTCGCGTTGGCGGCGTTGATCCTTGTCTTCGGCCCTGTTTCCGGGGCGCACTTCAATCCGGTCGTGTCGGCCGCGGACTGGTTCCTCGGCCGCCGCGCCGGCACCGGGCTGACTGGCCAGGACCTCGCCGGCTACGTGGTTGCCCAGATCACCGGCGCGATCGCCGGGTCGGTGCTGGCGAACCTGATGTTCGACCTGTCCGCCGTGGCCTGGTCGAGCAAGGACCGCTCCGCCGGGCACCTCTGGCTGGGTGAGGTCGTCGCCACCACCGGCCTGATCCTGCTCGTCTTCGCTCTCGCCCGCTCCGGCCGCGCCCCGGTCGCCCCCGCCGCCGTCGGCGCCTACATCGGCGCGGCCTACTGGTTCACCTCGTCGACCTCGTTCGCCAATCCGGCGGTCACGATCGGCCGCGCGTTCACCGACACCTTCGCGGGCATCGCCCCGGCCTCGGTGCCCGGCTTCGTTCTCGCGCAGGTCGTCGGCCTGGCCGTCGGCGTCGGGCTGCTGGCCGTGCTCTACCCCGACGCCGGCCGCGCCGCAGACCAGGTGGTCGTCCCCATCGACGAGGACGCCGCCGTGGGCCACCGCCGGTGA
- a CDS encoding ABC transporter ATP-binding protein: MADPAISTENLVKTYGRTRGLAGLDLRVEPGEVYGFLGPNGAGKTTTIRLLLDLIRPTGGRIQVLGLDPRRDGVALRRRLGYLAGDFVTDGRQTARELLTYLGNLRGGVSRTRVEELAARLDLDLGRRIKGLSKGNRQKVGIVQAFMHDPELLVLDEPTSGLDPFLQQEFLAMVREARAAGRTVFMSSHVMSEVQQTADRVGIIRDGRLVTVARVDELREQAVRRIEIHFEDPVTEAEFTALPGVSEVAVVGTTLRCRLDGRADALVKAAAGHTVVGLLSEEPDLEELFFGYYSREEVTGAAA; this comes from the coding sequence ATGGCTGACCCGGCCATCAGCACCGAGAACCTCGTCAAGACCTATGGCCGCACCCGCGGCCTCGCCGGGCTGGACCTGCGGGTCGAACCCGGCGAGGTGTACGGGTTCCTCGGCCCGAACGGGGCGGGCAAGACCACCACCATCCGGCTGCTGCTCGACCTGATCCGGCCGACCGGCGGGCGGATCCAGGTGCTCGGGCTCGACCCGCGCCGAGACGGCGTGGCGCTGCGCCGACGCCTCGGCTACCTCGCCGGAGATTTCGTCACCGACGGCCGGCAGACCGCGCGCGAGCTGCTCACGTACCTGGGCAACCTGCGCGGCGGGGTGTCCAGGACCCGGGTCGAGGAGCTGGCCGCCCGCCTCGACCTGGACCTGGGTCGGCGGATCAAGGGGTTGAGCAAGGGCAACCGGCAGAAGGTCGGCATCGTCCAGGCGTTCATGCACGACCCGGAACTGCTCGTCCTGGACGAGCCGACCAGCGGGCTGGATCCCTTCCTCCAGCAGGAGTTCCTGGCCATGGTGCGCGAGGCGCGGGCCGCCGGGCGGACGGTGTTCATGTCCTCGCACGTCATGAGCGAGGTGCAGCAGACCGCCGACCGGGTCGGCATCATCCGCGACGGGCGCCTGGTCACCGTCGCCCGCGTCGACGAGCTGCGGGAGCAGGCGGTGCGCCGGATCGAGATCCACTTCGAGGACCCGGTGACCGAGGCGGAGTTCACCGCCCTGCCCGGGGTCAGCGAGGTGGCCGTCGTCGGCACCACCCTGCGCTGCCGGCTCGACGGCCGGGCCGACGCGCTGGTGAAGGCGGCGGCCGGGCACACCGTCGTCGGGCTGCTCTCCGAGGAGCCCGACCTGGAGGAGTTGTTCTTCGGCTACTACTCGCGCGAGGAGGTCACCGGTGCTGCTGCGTGA
- a CDS encoding MerR family transcriptional regulator, translated as MTGSGLRSGQLADAAGVNQQTLRYYERRGLLAAPQRSPGGHRLYPAESVTLLRVIKTAQRLGFTLNEVADLLDAGRHQHGGRPDSGLPARAREKLIEVEQKLADLTVIRDTLRAAISAGCDDLVACAGSPCCPLPFAELVERTDRADTR; from the coding sequence ATGACCGGGTCGGGACTGCGCAGCGGCCAACTGGCCGACGCGGCCGGGGTCAACCAGCAGACGCTGCGCTACTACGAGCGTCGCGGCCTGCTCGCCGCACCGCAGCGGTCGCCGGGTGGGCACCGGCTCTATCCGGCCGAGTCGGTCACCCTGCTGCGGGTCATCAAGACCGCGCAACGTCTCGGCTTCACCCTCAACGAGGTTGCCGACCTGCTCGACGCCGGCCGGCACCAGCACGGCGGCCGACCGGACAGCGGCCTACCGGCACGTGCCAGGGAGAAGCTCATCGAGGTGGAGCAGAAGCTCGCCGACCTCACCGTCATCCGTGACACCCTGCGCGCCGCCATCTCCGCCGGTTGTGACGACCTGGTCGCCTGCGCCGGCAGCCCCTGCTGTCCCCTGCCCTTCGCTGAACTGGTCGAGAGGACCGATCGTGCGGACACCCGCTGA
- a CDS encoding YjbQ family protein, with protein MRTEVITVQTGSRPTVRDITAEAERFVAGQGDGLLHVFVPHATAGLAIIETGSGSDDDLLTALDDLLPADDRWRHRHGSPGHGRDHVLPAFVPPYATLPVVGGRLALGTWQSVCLVDPNGDNPTRKVRLSFLPG; from the coding sequence ATGCGTACCGAGGTGATCACGGTCCAGACGGGGTCGCGGCCGACGGTCCGGGACATCACCGCCGAGGCCGAACGGTTCGTCGCCGGGCAGGGCGACGGCCTGCTGCACGTCTTCGTCCCGCACGCCACCGCCGGGCTGGCGATCATCGAGACCGGTTCCGGCTCCGACGACGACCTGCTCACCGCGCTCGACGACCTGCTACCCGCCGACGATCGCTGGCGGCACCGGCACGGCTCGCCCGGCCACGGGCGGGATCACGTGCTGCCGGCGTTCGTCCCGCCGTACGCGACGCTGCCGGTGGTCGGCGGGCGGCTGGCGCTGGGCACCTGGCAGTCGGTGTGTCTGGTCGACCCCAACGGCGACAACCCGACCCGGAAGGTCCGCCTGTCGTTCCTGCCGGGCTGA
- a CDS encoding arsenate reductase ArsC — protein MSDKPSVLFVCVHNAGRSQMAAGWLRHLAGDTVEVRSAGSAPADQINPAAVEAMHEVGIDITDQTPKLLEYETAESSDVIVTMGCGDACPVFPGKRYEDWKLEDPAGKGVEAVRPIRDEIRTRVEKLLAELRPTA, from the coding sequence ATGAGCGACAAGCCCAGCGTCCTGTTCGTCTGCGTCCACAACGCCGGACGCTCCCAGATGGCCGCCGGCTGGCTGCGCCACCTCGCCGGCGACACCGTCGAGGTCCGCTCCGCCGGCTCCGCCCCCGCCGACCAGATCAACCCCGCCGCCGTCGAGGCCATGCACGAGGTCGGCATCGACATCACCGACCAGACCCCCAAGCTTCTCGAGTACGAGACGGCGGAGTCGTCGGACGTCATCGTCACCATGGGCTGCGGCGACGCCTGCCCCGTCTTCCCCGGCAAGCGTTACGAGGACTGGAAGCTCGAAGACCCCGCCGGCAAGGGCGTCGAGGCCGTCCGGCCCATCCGCGACGAGATCCGTACCAGGGTGGAGAAACTCCTCGCCGAGCTGCGGCCCACCGCCTGA
- a CDS encoding ABC transporter permease subunit, with protein sequence MLLRDPFTKFLYDARRSLLGWSIAIVAVGALYASFWPTMQTPEMAKALEAYPEGVLEAFNYSDLTTAAGYLGSAVYGLLVPLLTVVFAIAAGTRAVAGDEEAGTLDLVLAHPVSRARLALLRFAGVSAGVVVVTVLLGLAMVGLRGPAQLTSISLGGFAAMTLHLALFGLAFAALAFAVGAATGRRAVALGAGAGVAVVGYLANSVFPQVDGLAWAQEVSPFHWYLGGSPLVDGVQPVGALLLLAGTAVLVAAGTAAFTRRDLAA encoded by the coding sequence GTGCTGCTGCGTGACCCGTTCACCAAGTTCCTGTACGACGCCCGCCGGTCCCTGCTGGGCTGGTCGATCGCCATCGTCGCCGTCGGCGCGTTGTACGCGTCGTTCTGGCCGACCATGCAGACGCCGGAGATGGCGAAGGCGCTCGAGGCGTACCCGGAGGGGGTGCTGGAGGCGTTCAACTACAGCGACCTGACCACCGCCGCCGGCTACCTCGGCAGCGCGGTGTACGGCCTGCTGGTCCCGCTGCTGACGGTGGTGTTCGCGATCGCGGCGGGGACCCGGGCGGTGGCGGGTGACGAGGAGGCCGGCACCCTCGACCTGGTGCTCGCGCACCCGGTGAGCCGCGCCCGGCTCGCCCTGCTGCGGTTCGCCGGGGTCTCCGCCGGCGTCGTCGTGGTGACCGTGCTGCTCGGCCTGGCCATGGTCGGGCTACGCGGCCCGGCCCAGCTGACGAGCATCAGCCTCGGCGGGTTCGCCGCGATGACGCTGCACCTGGCGCTGTTCGGGTTGGCGTTCGCCGCGCTCGCCTTCGCCGTCGGCGCGGCCACCGGCCGGCGTGCGGTCGCACTCGGCGCGGGTGCCGGCGTGGCCGTCGTCGGCTACCTGGCGAACTCCGTCTTCCCGCAGGTCGACGGGCTCGCCTGGGCGCAGGAGGTGTCACCGTTCCACTGGTACCTGGGTGGCTCGCCCCTGGTCGACGGCGTGCAGCCGGTCGGCGCGCTGCTGCTGCTCGCGGGCACCGCCGTGCTCGTGGCGGCCGGCACCGCCGCCTTCACCCGGCGCGACCTGGCCGCCTGA
- a CDS encoding arsenate reductase ArsC, translating into MTDTSARYQEITLDQQLALHTAASRLAEEFTGIYGTETIERFLHSSYDQFATAASIPNYLPLLAERFARQRLRALARVEGHHRDGRPVVLFLCTHNAGRSQMALGFFTHLAGDHAIAWSGGSEPGIEINPSAVAAMAERGIDIAEEFPKPWTDEVVRAADVVVTMGCGDACPVFPGTRYENWDADDPAGLDLADVRPIRDEIERRVRRLLDELHVPTIR; encoded by the coding sequence ATGACTGACACCAGCGCCCGCTACCAGGAGATCACCCTCGACCAGCAACTTGCCCTGCACACCGCAGCGAGCCGACTCGCCGAGGAGTTCACCGGCATCTACGGCACCGAGACCATCGAGCGGTTCCTGCACAGCAGCTACGACCAGTTCGCCACCGCCGCCAGCATCCCGAACTACCTTCCGCTGCTCGCCGAGCGCTTCGCCCGGCAGCGTCTGCGGGCCCTGGCCCGGGTCGAGGGACACCACCGCGACGGCCGGCCGGTCGTGCTGTTCCTGTGCACGCACAACGCCGGCCGCTCCCAGATGGCGCTGGGCTTCTTCACCCACCTCGCCGGCGACCACGCGATCGCCTGGTCCGGCGGCAGCGAACCCGGCATCGAGATCAACCCCTCCGCCGTCGCCGCGATGGCCGAACGCGGCATCGACATCGCCGAGGAGTTCCCCAAGCCGTGGACCGACGAGGTGGTCCGCGCCGCCGACGTGGTCGTGACCATGGGCTGCGGCGACGCCTGCCCCGTCTTCCCCGGCACCCGCTACGAGAACTGGGATGCCGACGACCCGGCCGGCCTCGACCTCGCCGACGTGCGGCCGATCCGCGACGAGATCGAACGCCGGGTTCGTCGCCTGCTCGACGAACTGCACGTCCCCACCATCCGATAA
- a CDS encoding peroxiredoxin: protein MPIEVGAEAPDFVLKDQNNQEVRLSDFRGKRIVLLVFYPLAFTGVCQGELCEVRDNLNEYLNDDVQVLTVSVDSVFAHKVWADREGYQFPLLSDFWPHGAVAQAYGVFNDVAGIANRGTFVIDKAGVVRFAEMNMPGEARDQQGWRKALAETASA, encoded by the coding sequence ATGCCCATCGAGGTTGGCGCCGAGGCGCCGGACTTCGTGCTCAAGGACCAGAACAACCAGGAGGTCCGGCTCTCCGACTTCCGCGGCAAGCGCATCGTGCTGCTGGTCTTCTACCCGCTCGCCTTCACCGGCGTCTGCCAGGGTGAGCTGTGCGAGGTGCGGGACAACCTGAACGAGTACCTCAACGACGACGTCCAGGTGCTGACCGTCAGCGTCGACTCGGTGTTCGCGCACAAGGTGTGGGCCGACCGGGAGGGCTACCAGTTCCCGCTCCTGTCGGACTTCTGGCCGCACGGCGCGGTCGCCCAGGCGTACGGCGTCTTCAACGACGTCGCCGGCATCGCCAACCGGGGCACCTTCGTCATCGACAAGGCGGGCGTGGTCCGCTTCGCCGAGATGAACATGCCGGGGGAGGCCCGGGACCAGCAGGGCTGGCGCAAGGCGCTCGCCGAGACGGCCTCCGCCTGA
- a CDS encoding MarR family winged helix-turn-helix transcriptional regulator, with protein MAPSTVSPTGPELTGRSGLAGDAVRRIMHIASAIRHYQDVDIAELGLTPAVARALHQLDPDHPLPARDLADRLRCDRSNVTALVDKLEQAGLVERRVDPADRRQKTLVVTEAGRGMRARVHHVMSDSRLLAGLTDAELATLRDLVFKVSDGGCPEACGTE; from the coding sequence ATGGCCCCGAGCACCGTTTCGCCGACCGGTCCCGAGCTGACCGGTCGCTCCGGGTTGGCCGGAGACGCGGTGCGCAGGATCATGCACATCGCCTCGGCCATCCGGCACTACCAGGACGTCGACATCGCCGAGCTGGGGCTCACCCCGGCGGTGGCCCGGGCCCTGCACCAGCTGGACCCCGACCATCCGCTGCCCGCCCGCGACCTGGCCGACCGGCTGCGTTGCGACCGGTCCAACGTCACCGCGCTGGTGGACAAGCTGGAGCAGGCGGGCCTCGTGGAACGCCGGGTCGACCCCGCCGACCGGCGGCAGAAGACGCTCGTGGTGACCGAGGCCGGCCGGGGCATGCGGGCGCGGGTGCACCACGTGATGTCCGACTCCCGCCTCCTCGCCGGTCTCACCGACGCCGAGCTCGCCACCCTGCGGGACCTCGTGTTCAAGGTCTCCGACGGCGGCTGCCCGGAGGCCTGCGGGACCGAGTAG
- a CDS encoding helix-turn-helix domain-containing protein, giving the protein MKAELASLHGRARVHAALGDPARLAIVDALTLGDASPGEIAHDLDMPTNLVAHHVKVLTEAGLVVRARSEGDRRRTYLRLQPAALAALTPPPLAGVGRVVFVCTHNSARSQLAAALWKRRTSGDAASAGTKPAPRVHPRAIAVAHRHSLDLDPTGTAHVDDVVRDDDLVIAVCDNAHEELTGPVRPRLHWSVPDPVRVDTDEAFETAYADLADRVDRLAPTATLRGTR; this is encoded by the coding sequence ATGAAGGCTGAGCTTGCTTCCCTGCATGGCCGGGCCCGGGTCCACGCTGCCCTGGGCGATCCGGCGCGCCTGGCGATCGTGGACGCGCTCACCCTGGGCGACGCCTCCCCCGGGGAGATCGCCCACGACCTGGACATGCCGACCAACCTCGTTGCGCATCACGTGAAGGTGCTCACGGAGGCCGGTCTCGTCGTGCGGGCCCGGTCGGAGGGCGACCGGCGGCGCACCTACCTGCGCCTCCAGCCGGCCGCCCTGGCCGCCCTCACCCCGCCGCCGCTGGCGGGTGTCGGTCGGGTGGTCTTCGTGTGCACCCACAACTCCGCCCGCTCGCAGCTGGCCGCGGCGCTGTGGAAGCGCCGCACCAGCGGCGACGCCGCCTCGGCCGGCACCAAGCCGGCACCACGGGTCCACCCTCGCGCGATCGCGGTGGCCCACCGCCACTCCCTCGATCTCGACCCGACCGGCACCGCCCACGTCGACGACGTCGTCCGCGACGACGACCTGGTCATCGCCGTCTGCGACAACGCCCACGAAGAACTCACCGGACCGGTCCGCCCCCGCCTGCACTGGTCCGTTCCGGACCCGGTCCGCGTCGACACCGACGAAGCGTTCGAGACGGCCTACGCCGACCTCGCCGACCGCGTCGACCGCCTCGCACCCACCGCCACCCTGAGAGGCACCCGATGA
- a CDS encoding transketolase C-terminal domain-containing protein — MRTVDSQPERAEVGLVPSPSAAGSNAATAAGVALAAPEPSPAGPDPAEPSVAGPDLAGASPARPGLAGSDRAATDLVPDARSADGPGAADTAVLPDDAGPGDGGPARFAATPRGADATERTILPAGPVADRPLAPGYADAARDVLRGMVASAREPIAGGRHKVFGRSELAVVPTTSTIASHLPRAVGMGLAVERLRRLDGAGRRTGIRAGSGGGASHAAWPPDAIVVCSFGDASVNHASATAALNTAGWYDHTGLRIPVLFVCEDNGLGISVRSPRGWVEATLRAKPGIRYFAADGSDLLGAYAMAAEAAAWVRRHRRPAVLHLSTVRLMGHAGADVETAYRTAAEIAADLDRDPLLATARLLVRAGVATGPDLLARYDEIGWRTRRIAEEVLDEPKLADPAEVVAPLAPRRPVRVARAVADAAARAAGPGVAARTEAFGGKLPELAGPLTLAQSINAALADGLLDHPQMAVFGEDVGAKGGVYGVTKGLRERFGAARVFDTLLDETSILGLGLGAGLAGMLPVPEIQYLAYLHNAEDQLRGEAATMQFFSRGAFRNPMVVRVAGLAYQEGFGGHFHNDNSVAVLRDVPGLVVAVPARPDDAAPMLRTCLASAAVDGSVCVFLEPIALYHTRDLHSEGDGEWLAEYAEPGAWPSAHVPVGRARVYGVGSAEDITILTFGNGVRLSLRAAAALADEGVGTRVVDLRWLAPLPVADLIREATATGRVLVVDETRRSGGVGEGVIAALVDAGYVGAARRVAAVDSFVPLGPAARQVLVSEDAITQGARTLLAR, encoded by the coding sequence ATCCGTACCGTCGACAGCCAGCCGGAGCGCGCGGAGGTCGGCCTGGTCCCGTCACCGTCCGCAGCCGGCTCGAATGCCGCCACCGCCGCCGGCGTCGCCCTGGCCGCCCCGGAGCCCAGCCCTGCCGGCCCCGACCCGGCCGAACCCAGCGTTGCCGGCCCCGACCTCGCCGGGGCCAGCCCTGCCAGGCCCGGCCTCGCCGGGTCCGACCGCGCCGCGACCGACCTCGTCCCGGACGCCCGGTCCGCCGACGGTCCGGGTGCCGCCGACACTGCCGTCCTGCCGGACGACGCCGGGCCGGGTGACGGCGGTCCGGCGCGGTTCGCCGCGACCCCCCGGGGGGCGGATGCCACCGAGCGCACCATCTTGCCCGCCGGACCCGTGGCGGACCGGCCCCTGGCGCCCGGGTACGCGGACGCGGCCCGCGACGTGCTGCGCGGCATGGTCGCCTCGGCGCGGGAGCCGATCGCCGGCGGCCGGCACAAGGTGTTCGGCCGGTCCGAGCTCGCCGTCGTGCCGACCACCTCCACGATCGCCTCGCACCTGCCCCGGGCGGTCGGCATGGGTCTCGCGGTGGAGCGGCTGCGCCGGCTCGACGGTGCGGGCCGGCGGACCGGGATCCGGGCCGGCAGCGGCGGGGGAGCGTCCCACGCGGCGTGGCCGCCCGACGCGATCGTGGTCTGCTCGTTTGGCGACGCCTCGGTCAACCACGCCAGCGCCACCGCCGCCCTCAACACCGCCGGCTGGTACGACCACACCGGCCTGCGCATCCCGGTCCTCTTCGTCTGCGAGGACAACGGGCTGGGAATCAGCGTCCGTTCGCCGCGCGGCTGGGTGGAGGCCACGCTGCGGGCCAAGCCGGGGATCCGCTACTTCGCCGCCGACGGGAGCGACCTGCTCGGGGCGTACGCGATGGCGGCCGAGGCGGCGGCGTGGGTCCGCCGGCACCGGCGTCCGGCCGTGCTGCACCTGTCCACCGTCCGCCTGATGGGGCACGCCGGCGCGGACGTCGAGACCGCGTACCGCACCGCCGCGGAGATCGCGGCCGACCTCGACCGGGACCCGCTGCTCGCCACCGCGCGGCTGCTGGTCCGGGCGGGTGTCGCCACCGGCCCCGATCTGCTGGCCCGGTACGACGAGATCGGCTGGCGGACGCGCCGGATCGCCGAGGAGGTGCTGGACGAGCCGAAACTGGCCGACCCGGCCGAGGTGGTGGCGCCGCTCGCACCCCGGCGACCGGTCCGGGTCGCCCGGGCGGTGGCCGACGCGGCCGCGCGGGCGGCCGGTCCGGGGGTGGCCGCGCGGACCGAGGCCTTCGGCGGGAAGCTCCCCGAGCTCGCCGGCCCGCTGACGCTCGCGCAGAGCATCAACGCCGCGCTGGCCGACGGGCTGCTGGACCACCCGCAGATGGCCGTCTTCGGCGAGGACGTCGGCGCCAAGGGCGGGGTGTACGGGGTGACGAAGGGCCTGCGGGAGCGCTTCGGCGCCGCCCGCGTGTTCGACACGCTGCTCGACGAGACGTCGATCCTCGGGCTCGGCCTGGGCGCCGGGCTGGCCGGGATGCTGCCGGTGCCCGAGATCCAGTACCTCGCGTACCTGCACAACGCCGAGGACCAGTTGCGCGGCGAGGCGGCCACCATGCAGTTCTTCTCGCGGGGGGCGTTCCGGAACCCGATGGTGGTCCGGGTCGCCGGGCTGGCGTACCAGGAGGGGTTCGGCGGGCACTTCCACAACGACAACTCGGTGGCCGTACTCCGGGACGTCCCCGGCCTGGTGGTCGCGGTGCCGGCGCGGCCGGACGACGCCGCGCCCATGCTGCGGACCTGCCTGGCGAGCGCGGCGGTCGACGGCAGCGTGTGCGTGTTCCTGGAGCCGATCGCCCTCTACCACACCCGGGACCTGCACAGCGAGGGTGACGGGGAGTGGCTCGCCGAGTACGCGGAGCCGGGCGCCTGGCCGAGCGCGCACGTGCCGGTCGGCCGGGCCCGGGTCTACGGCGTGGGCTCGGCCGAGGACATCACGATCCTCACCTTCGGTAACGGCGTCCGGCTGTCGCTGCGCGCCGCGGCGGCGCTCGCCGACGAGGGGGTGGGGACCCGGGTGGTGGACCTGCGCTGGCTGGCGCCGTTGCCGGTCGCCGATCTCATCCGGGAGGCCACGGCGACGGGCCGGGTGCTGGTCGTGGACGAGACGCGGCGCTCGGGTGGGGTCGGTGAAGGGGTGATCGCGGCCCTGGTCGATGCCGGATATGTCGGAGCGGCGCGGCGAGTAGCCGCAGTTGACTCGTTTGTACCATTAGGTCCGGCTGCCCGTCAGGTTCTGGTCTCCGAGGATGCCATTACCCAGGGTGCCCGCACGCTCCTGGCACGGTAA